A region of Nitrososphaerota archaeon DNA encodes the following proteins:
- a CDS encoding ribosomal protein L13e produces MSQKPKKTKSAAMKEPKPASPAANKPTGHSPTANVVSRHGEGLVTRAAKGFSKGEVSSSGIPLRLARKWGLPLDYRRRSILEANVTSVKDWAGHAGTVRKPEGEIRKIEEEVIKVEKVVKKEAAKLKKEVKKVEEEVVEKVEQPMKSRARKKSPPVKKAS; encoded by the coding sequence TTGAGCCAGAAGCCAAAGAAGACGAAGTCTGCCGCCATGAAGGAACCGAAACCCGCCTCACCTGCAGCCAACAAGCCGACAGGGCACAGCCCGACGGCAAACGTCGTCTCACGGCATGGTGAAGGCTTGGTCACGCGGGCAGCCAAGGGATTCTCAAAGGGGGAGGTCAGCAGCTCCGGGATTCCGCTCAGATTGGCCAGGAAGTGGGGCCTGCCGTTGGACTACCGGAGGAGGAGCATCCTCGAGGCCAACGTGACATCGGTGAAGGACTGGGCCGGGCACGCGGGAACGGTCAGGAAACCCGAGGGCGAGATCAGGAAGATCGAGGAGGAAGTCATCAAGGTAGAAAAGGTTGTGAAGAAAGAAGCGGCCAAGTTGAAGAAGGAGGTCAAGAAGGTCGAGGAGGAAGTTGTCGAGAAGGTCGAGCAGCCCATGAAGTCGCGGGCCAGAAAGAAGAGCCCGCCAGTTAAGAAGGCTTCCTAG